The genomic interval CGCTTTTTTTCAGCTTGAGTCTTTGCGTAGAGAGGCCGGTGAATTAGAAGTTCAGCGTGGTCAATACCTGCTTGAGCAGAGTACCTGGGCCGCCTACAGTCGGGTTGAAAAACTTGCGGTTGAAAAATTGCAGATGCGCCTACCCGATGCGGCATCGACCATCATGGTGCAACCATGAGTCGGGTTCAAAAACCATTTCAGCTGGCGCGCTGGCGCTTTGTTTTCGCTGTGGCCTTTCTGCTTGTGCTGGTGGTTGCCATCACCTGGCATTTGGCGCGCGTGCAGGTGTTGCCAGGCGAAGAAAAAGGTTTTGAATTTTTGCAGGGCCAAGGCGAAGCTCGCACCCTGCGGGAAGAGCGTATTGCCGCCTACCGGGGCGTTATTACCGATCGCAATGGCGAGCCTTTAGCCGTGAGTACGCCGGTCAAATCACTATGGGTAAATCCAAAATTATTACCAGCAGAAGATGTAGGGCGTCTGGCTGGTGCTTTGGGTGTGAGTAAAGCGAGTTTACAAAAGCGTTTAGCGGAAAATGCTAAACGCGAGTTTATGTATCTGAAGCGCCATCTGCCGCCTCAGGATGCCGATATCGTTTTGGCGCTGGGTATTGCCGGGGTGAGTTCTGAGCAAGAGTACCGCCGTTATTATCCAGCCGCTGAGGTTACCTCGCACATTGTTGGTTTTACCAATGTGGATGAACGGGGCCAAGAGGGCGTGGAGATGGCCTTCGATACTTGGTTGAGTGGTCAACAGGGTGTTAAGCAGGTGCTGCGAGATTTACGTGGCCGCAACATTAAAGAGGTCGGTTTGGTTCGCGCGGCAGAAGCGGGGAAAGATATTGCTTTGAGCATTGATTTGCGTTTGCAATATTTAGCCTATCGCGAACTTAAGGCTGCGGTTCAAGCGCATCAGGCCCGCGCCGGTTCGATCGTTGTGATCGATGTGCAAACCGGTGAAATTTTAGCGATGGCAAACCAACCCAGCTACAACCCAAATGACCGATCAAATCTAAAGCCCGCGGCCATGCGCAATCGCGCCATGACCGATCAGTTCGAGCCGGGATCGACGGTAAAGCCGTTAACCATCATGGCGGCACTTGAGGCTGGCAAGGTTCATCCCCACACCCCTATCGAGACATCGCCAGGCTACATTCGCGTGGGCAAGAAAACGTTACTCGACCCGGTAAATTACGGTTTGATTGATGTGACTAAGATCATTACAAAATCTTCCCAGGTGGGCTTAACCAAAGTCGCGCTAACGATGGAGCCAAAGCAGATACGCGATATGTATGTGCGCTTGGGCTTTGGTCAGGTTTCCAATACCGGTTTCCCTGGTGAAAGTGCTGGCCAGCTGCCCAATCACCAGCGCTGGCAGCCCATTGTGCAGGCCAACTACGCATTCGGATATGGCCTCACCGTGACTGCTCTGCAGCTGGCGCAAGCCTACGCAATTGTGGCTGGGGCGGGAATAAAGCACCCGGTGTCGCTATTAAAAAATGATACGCCACAGCAAGGCGAGCACATCGTTGACCACCGTTATACGGATCAGCTGATTAATATGTTGAAAACCGTAGTCGAGCCAGGCGGTACCGCTACACGGGCAAAGTTGGATAACTATACCGTTGCCGGCAAAACCGGTACTGCGCATAAAGTTGGCCCAAATGGTTATGAAGCTAGCCGCTATCGCTCGCTGTTTGCAGGCTTGGCGCCAGCTGATAATCCGCGCTTGGCAATTGTCGTCGTGGTCGATGAGCCGGGTGCCGGTAAGTATTTTGGCGGCGACGTAGCCGCGCCGGTATTTGCCCGAGTCACTGAAGGTGCGCTGCGTGCATTGCAGGTGCCGCCGGAGCCGGCGGTTACCCAACTGGTCAGTCGAGGAGGGCATCGTTGATGGGCGCTTTCTTACAGACCTTGCCATTGAAGTTATTGCTGCCTGAAATTCAGTTACCTGACGCCGTGGCCGAGCTGGTTATTTCGTCAATTACCTTAGATAGCCGAATGGCGACTGCAGGCAGTTTATTTTTCGCCGTTCAAGGTAGCCAAGCTAACGGCCAAGCCTTTATGGCGCAGGCATTTACTGCCGGCGCTCTGGTGGCTTTAACAGATGCTGAGGCAGGGGTTGTAACCTGTGAATTTGATCACGGCTGGATTATTGCCATTCCCAACCTAGCAGCAAACATAAGTGAGATTGCCGCGCGCTTTTACGGTTTACCGGGCCAAGAGTTAAAAGTTATCGGTGTCACGGGTACTAACGGCAAGACTACCTGCACGCAATTGTTGGGGCGCCTTTACCACGCGTTGGGCGAGCGTGTAGCGGTATTGGGCACGCTGGGTTATGGCGCTATAGGTAGTTCGCTAACGGATACTGGTATGACGACGCCAGATGCCGTGCAAACACAGAGAATTTTGCGCGACTTGCGTCAGCGCCATGTACGCCATTTGGCCATGGAGGTTTCTTCGCACGCGTTAGTGCAGCACCGTGTGACTGCTGTGCCGATGCAAACAGCCGTGTTTACTAACCTCACTCGCGATCACCTCGATTTTCATGGCGATATGGAAAGTTATGGCAATGCCAAGTTGAACCTATTCCGTCAGCTCGGCATCGTGCGCGGCGTGATCAACCTAGATGACCCTTTTGCCGTCACCATTCAAAACCAAATTACCAATATTCCGTTGATTACTTACGGCATTAAAAGCAGTGGTGCGGATGTGGTCGCGACTGAAGTGAATTACCACGATGCGGGTATTCAAGCGCTGATCAGTACACCTTGGGGCAAAGGTGAACTGCGTTCGCATTTGCTGGGTGAATTTAATCTTAGTAATTTACTGGCCGTTGTGGCCACCGCCTGTAGTGAAGGCTTCACGTTGGTCGAAGTGCTTGCCGCGGTGGCCACACTTGAACCTGTTCCCGGGCGCATGCAGCGCATTGATGTTAAAGCCGATGTGCAAGTTATCGTTGACTATGCTCATACCCCCGATGCATTGCGCGCGGTATTGAGTGCCGCTCGATTGCACTGCAAGGGCCGCTTGTGGTCGGTGTTTGGTTGCGGTGGTGATCGCGATTCGGGCAAACGAGCAGAGATGGCAAAAATATCGGCCGCTCTCGCCGATTGCAGTGTGGTTACTAGCGACAACCCGCGCACGGAAGATCCACAAGCAATTATTGAAAATATCCTAACCGGATTCAACCCGGGCGACACCTATTCGGCCAACCCAGATCGCAAGAGCGCTATTGGCCAAGTTATCGCTGAAGCGAAAACAAGTGACTTAATTGTGCTTGCCGGTAAAGGGCATGAAGATTATCAGATCATTGGTACAACTAAATATCCCTTTAGCGATATTGCCATAGCAAGAGCCGCGCTAGTGCAGCGAATGGGAGGTGGCACATGATTCGGCCGCTATCTCTTGGCGAACTAGAAAGAAAATTCGGCGGCGTTATTCTGGGTAATGCCAATGCTCAATTTAACAGTGTGTCTACCGACAGCCGTACCGTTGGTGCTGGCGAGCTATTTGTTGCCCTGATTGGCGATAAGTTTGATGGCCACGATTATGTGAGTGTTGTGCAGCAAAGTAATCCTGCAGCATGTGTTGTATCGAAGGCGTGGGCTGACATAAATAAGTCTGAATTAGGTTCGGGTAACTATTGGTGTGTGGACGACACGACCCTTGCATTGGGCCACATAGCTGTTCTTGCGCGCGAAGCCTTCGCGGGGCCTTTAATCGCGATCACGGGTAGTTGCGGCAAGACAACCGTTAAAGAAATGTTGCTATCTATAGCGAGTGCAGCTTTCGGAGAAAGCGCCGTACTGGCCACGCAGGGTAACTTCAACAACCATATCGGCGTGCCCAAAACGTTGTTTCGATTATTGCCCCAGCATCAATTTGCAATTATCGAAATGGGCGCCAGCGGGCCGGATGAAATAGCCTACCTTACACGCCTCGCCTCTCCATCTGTGGCCGTGGTGAATAACGTTATGCCTGCCCACGTCGAGGGCTTTGGCAGCGTTGAAGGAGTGGCACAAACGAAATCTGCGATCTATCAAGGCTTGGGTCAAGACGGCGTAGCCATTATTAATCTCGATGACAGCTTTGCCGGTATGTTTGTCGCACAAAATCAGTCGAGGCGTAGGGTTTCGGTTGCGATCAATCAGCTAGGTGCGGATTTACGTGCGGATAATATAACGCTACTGCCAGAGCAGTCAGTGTTCGACCTTTATGTTGATGGTAAACCTTTTCATGTCGCCTTGCCGGTGGCCGGCTTGCACAACGTGCGCAACGCCCTCGTTGCCGCTGCCTGTGCATTCGCGGCTGGAATAAGTGTTGAGCACCTATTGCAAGGGTTGAGCACATTTTCTGCGGTTAAAGGCCGTATGAATATCTCCAAGCCCTCGAGTGCGGTCACGTTAATTGATGATACCTATAACGCTAATCCCGGCTCGGTGAAGGCGGCTATTGATGCCTTGGTGCCGTTCGAAGGCGCGCGTTGGCTAGTTCTCGGTGACATGGGAGAGTTAGGTCGCGACGAGATACTGCATCATCAAGAGGTGGGTGAATATGCCAAAGCTGCGCAACTGAGTGGCTTGGTTTCCGTCGGTAAGCTGAGCCAATATGCCGCCGAAAGATTTGATTCAAATAATGCATTTGATTCGCAGCAAGAGGTTGTAACCTTTTTAAAGGATTTGATCGATAGCCAAGCAGGCCACATAACTATTTTAATTAAAGGGTCGAGAAGTGCGCGGATGGAATTGATCGTGCAGGCCATCACTGCCCTAGTGAGGACAAACTAATGTTGCTTTGGTTAGCGGATTATTTACAGCAGTACATGAATGCCTTTGGGGTTTTTCAATATCTTTCGGTTCGAGCCATTTTAGGTGTGTTAACCGCCCTTGGAATCTCGCTTTTGGTGGGGCCGTGGATGATTCGACGGCTAAATTATCTGCAGATTGGGCAGTCGGTCAGAAGCGATGGGCCGCAATCGCATTTAAGCAAATCCGGTACGCCCACCATGGGTGGCACTTTGATTTTGGCCGCCATTTTTACCAGCGCCTTGTTATGGTCAGATTTAAATAACCGATTTGTTTGGGTAGTGCTTGCCGTGACCTTTATTTTTGGCGCTGTTGGTTGGGTTGACGATTACCGTAAAGTTGTAGAGTCAAATTCAAAAGGCTTGCCAGCGAAGTGGAAATACTTCTGGCAATCAGTAGGTGGTATTGGCGCAGCAGTATTTTTGTATGTCACGGCTGTTGCGCCGGCAGAAACACAGTTGTTTATTCCGTTTTTTAAAGATGTCGCCATCTCTATGGGGCCGCTGTTCATTGTATTGACGTATTTTGTCATCGTAGGCTCGAGTAATGCTGTCAATTTGACCGATGGATTAGATGGCCTAGCGATTATGCCCTCGGTGATGGTGGGCGGCGCCTTAGGTATTATCGCCTACCTTGTTGGTCACGTTGAGTTCGCAAATTATCTGCACATCGGCTATGTGCCAGGTGCTGGTGAGCTTGTGGTGTTTTGCGGTGCGCTCGCCGGTGCAGGTCTAGGCTTTTTGTGGTTCAACACCTACCCAGCGCAAGTGTTTATGGGTGATGTTGGGGCTCTCGCTTTAGGTGCAGCCCTCGGTGTTATCGCCGTCATCATTCGCCATGAAATCGTATTTTTTATCATGGGCGGTGTATTCGTGATGGAGACCGTTTCGGTAATTTTGCAGGTGGGTTCCTTTAAATTGACCGGTCGTCGTATTTTCAGGATGGCACCCTTGCATCACCATTTTGAATTGAAGGGCTGGCCCGAACCGAGAGTCATCGTAAGGTTCTGGATTATAACGGTTATGTTGGTCTTGATTGGCCTGGCCACACTCAAGTTACGTTGATCCATAGCGGAAAATACAGGAAAAATTTGTGTCTGAATTAATCGCAAAAAGCACGATCACAGCAGTTGTTGGCCTAGGTGTCACCGGCTTATCTGTGGCTCGCTATTTGGCGCGAAAAAATTCAGCCTTTGCTATGTTCGATTCGCGTTTGGCGCCGGCTCAACTAAACGCCTTTCAGCGCGAATTTCCCAACGTTGAAGTGTTTTTAGGCGAGTTAAGCGCCGAAAAGCTTTGCCAGTTTGATGAGATTATACTCAGCCCAGGCTTATCGCTGAAGCTGCCTGCAATACAGGCAGCTAAAACTGCTGGCGTGAGTGTTATTGGCGATATCGCTTTGTTTGTGCGAGAGGCAAACGCGCCCATTGTCGGTATTACTGGCTCCAACGCAAAAAGTACTGTCACCACGTTGGTAGGCGAAATGGCGATAGAAGCCGGACTTAAGGTGGGTGTAGGTGGCAACCTAGGTACCGCGGCACTCGATCTATTGGCAGATGACGCTGAATTATATGTGTTGGAACTTTCTAGCTTTCAGCTGGAAACAACGCCCAAGTTGTCGGCGCGGGTCGCGTGTATATTGAATATGAGCGATGACCATCAAGATCGCTATGAAAATTTTTCCGCTTACCATGCGGCAAAACAGCGCGTTTATTATGGTGCTGCCGCCGTGGTGGTTAATCGCGCTGACGCGTTAACCCAGCCACCTATGTCCGCTGGTTTACAGCTAACAAGTTTTGGGCTCAATAAGCCAGACTTCAACCAATTTGGCCTAATTGAACAGGCCGATCAAATTTACTTGGCCTTTCAGTTTGAGCCGTTGATGCCCGTTAGTGAATTGAAAATTCAGGGTAAACACAATGTTGCCAATGCCTTAGCGGCGCTCGCCATTGGGCGCGCGGCGGGCTTACCGATGGCCAGTATGCTGGCAGCATTAAAGAAATTTAAAGGCCTTCCCCATCGCTGTGAGTGGGTCGCGGATGTGCGCGGTGTAAGTTACATCAATGACACCAAGGGCACGAATGTGGGTGCAACTTTGGCTGCAATTGAAGGCTTCGCCGGTGCGCAACATAAATTAGTGTTAATCGCCGGCGGCGATGGTAAGGGTGCTGATTTTTCACCTTTGAAACCCGCAATCAACCGTTTCGCGCGCGCCCTCGTTGTGATTGGTCGCGATGCCAAAGCCATTGCCGCACTCGCCGAAAATGATGTGCAGGTCGCTTTCGCCTCCGATATGTGTGATGCAGTCGCGCAGGCTCATCAGTTGGCGCGCTCCGGCGATAAAGTTCTATTGTCGCCTGCGTGTGCATCGTTGGATATGTTCAAGAATTATATTGATCGTGGCGAGCAATTCATTGCAGCGGTAAGAGGGCTCTCGGCATGAGTAGCTCCTTTGTTTTCAAGCCTTTGTTAAGCGCCGGCTTACAGCCCGATCTCTTTGCGCAATTGCGGCCAGATGTTTCGCGCTTATTAGCCACGCGCATGGTTTTTATATGGGCCGCGTTGTTGACCTTTGGTTTGATCATGGTTGCCTCTTCCAGTATCGCGTTTGCCGATTCAACCTTGGGCGATCCTTGGTATTTTACCCGTCGGCACCTGATTTTTTTAGCCATGGGGCTCACTGTCAGCGCGGCTGTTGCCATGGTGCCACTCGTGGTATGGCAAAAATATGCATGGGTTTTGTTGATGCTGGCCTTGGTATTACTTCTGGTTGTGTTGATACCGGGCATTGGGCGTAGAGTAAATGGCAGCCAGCGTTGGTTGGCCATTGGCTCTTTAACGTTGCAGGCATCTGAAGCGGTAAAATTTTGTGCCATCATCTTTTTTGCCAGTTATTTTACTAAGCGCGCAGTGAGCTTGAGTCGATATAACAAAGGCTTATTGCGGGCATTGGCGATTTTAGGCGTGCTCGTACTTTTACTGCTTGCCGAGCCAGATTTTGGCAGTTCCGTTGTTATCGTAGTCACGATAATGGCCATGCTATTTTTTGTTGGCGCGCGGCTTTGGGTCATGCTCAGTTTGATGTTAGTGGGCGGCGGGTTGTTTACCTCGGTAGCGCTGATGTCGCCCTATCGGCTGCAGCGCTTGGTGACCTACCTAGACCCTTGGGCTGACCAGTTTAATGCGGGTTATCAACTTACTCAGTCGCTCATTGCTTTTGGTAATGGCCAATGGCTTGGGCAGGGCTTGGGCAATAGTATCCAGAAAATGTTATATCTTCCTGAAGCCCACACAGACTTCGTGTTTGCTGTTATTGCCGAAGAGTTCGGTTTAATCGGTGGGCTTGTTGTCATTGCGCTATTCGGTGCGCTTATTTTTGAAATTTTACGCCGTTGTCGCAGCCGTATGTCACACGATGATTGCTTCCCCGCTTTGCTAGCGTTTGGCGTTGCAATTCTATTTGCCATGCAGGCTTTCATTAATATTGGCGTTGCGTCTGGGTTTTTACCTACAAAAGGTTTGACCTTACCCTTTATTAGTTACGGCGGTAGCAGCCTATTACTCTGCTGTGCGCTCATGGGGCTAATGCTAAGGATTGACTGGGAATCTGAAGTCCAGGTTGTGCGCGAAGCCAAGAAAGTCGTAAAAAAACGCGCAACCAAGGCTGTGGCAAAACCACGCAAAACACAGGTGGAGGGCACAGTTGATGACTAACCCTCGCGTGTTGATCATGGCCGGCGGCACCGGCGGGCATGTGTTTCCCGCGCTTGCGGTGGCAAGTGCACTTAAAGCGGGTAGCTGCGATGTGCAGTGGCTGGGAACTCAGCGTGGCATTGAGGCGCAGTTGGTACCGGCTGCCGGCATTTTACTCCATGTTATAAAAGTGGAAGGTTTGCGAGGCAAGGGTATCCGCAGTTTGTTGCTGGCGCCGGCAAAACTTCTTGTGTCGTTAGTTCAAGCGGCAAAAGTGCTGCGTCGCACTAAACCCAAGCTTGTGCTTGGGTTTGGCGGTTTCGCATCCGGGCCTGGTGGGTTAGTGGCTTGGCTTTTTGGTATTCCGCTTATTATCCACGAGCAAAATGCGAGGCTTGGTACAACCAATAAATTGCTGTCCAAAGTTGCACAGCGTCGCTTGCAAGCTTTTGAGTCAGGCATGAAAACTGCAGAAACTGTGGGAAACCCAGTGCGCCAGGAGATTTGCTCTCTGGCCGCGCCTGATGTGCGCTTCAATAGTCGCCAAGGCCCGCTAAAATTACTTGTGCTCGGCGGCAGTTTGGGTGCGCAGTTTATCAATGACCTGTTGCCGAAAACCGTGGCATTAATGCCCGCGGGTGCGGTCGAAGTTTATCATCAATCTGGCGCTAAACATTTTGATGTTTGCGCAAATGCCTATGCCTCGGCCGGGTTGAAACACGTGCGCTTGGTGGCTTTCATTGATGATATGGCAGACGCCTATGGTTGGGCTGATATGGTTATTTGCCGGTCTGGTGCTTTAACAGTATCAGAGATTTCTGTTGCTGGGTTGCCGGCGCTTTTCATTCCCTTCCCGTTTGCAATTGACGATCATCAAACGGCTAATGCTAATTGGTTGGTGAACCACAAGGCGGCGCTAGTAAAGCAACAGAGTGAATTGAACCCACAGGTATTGGCTGATGTGTTAACGCACCAGTTGGCCGATCGAAAAGTATTACTAGAGATGGCACTTAACGCTCGGGCACAGGCAAAGGCCGACGCTGCACAGGCTGTAGCTAAAATTTGTCAGGAGGTATTGCGTGATTAAGCCAAAAATTTATCAAATTCCAGAGATGCGTCGGATTCGTAGAATTCATTTTATCGGTGTTGGTGGCGCCGGTATGAGTGGAATTGCTGAAGTTCTATTGAATATGGGCTATGAAATTTCGGGTTCGGATATACGTGCATCCACTACGACTAAGCATCTGGAAGGCAAGGGCATAAAGGTCTTTATTGGTCATTCTGCCAGTAATGTTGAGGGTGTTGATGTTGTTGTCAACTCCACTGCCGTGAAAGCCGACAACCCAGAATTGCAGGCGGCGAAGCAGAATCGAATTCCGGTGGTTCGTCGAGCCGAAATGTTGGGTGAATTGATGCGCTACCGGCACGGTATCGCCATAGCAGGTACCCACGGAAAAACCACCACCACAAGTTTGATGGCATCGGTGTTGGCGGCGGATGGCTTAGATCCAACATTTGTTATTGGCGGTCTGTTAAATAGCGCGGGTAGTAACGCAAAGTTGGGCGAGAGCCGTTACTTTGTGGCCGAGGCTGATGAAAGTGATGCGACGTTTTTACATTTGCAGCCCATGGTCTCGGTGGTTACAAACATCGATGCGGATCATATGGACACCTATGGCGGTGATTTTTCCGTACTCAAGAAAACGTTTGTCGAGTTTCTACACAATCTGCCGTTTTATGGTGTTGCGGTTGTGTGCGGTGATGACCCAGTGGTGTGTGAATTGTTGCCGCAAATCTCACGCGCTGTTATCACCTACGGTCTGGGCGAGCAATGCGATGTGCGCGCCATAAATATTCGTCAAGAAAAAATGACTACGTCATTCGATGTTGTTCGCGCGGGCCAGGCTGTCAACCTTCCGGTGACAGTTAACATGCCAGGTGAGCACAATGTGTTAAATGCATTGGCAGTTATCGCAGTAGCCACCGATGAAGGCGTGAGCGATGGCGCCATACAGGAAGGTCTAGCTGGCTTTCAAGGTGTGGGTCGACGTTTTCAAGTGATCGGCGATGTGCCCGTGGGCGAAGGCGGTAGTGCAATGTTGGTGGATGATTACGGTCACCATCCACGGGAAGTCGCAGCAACGATCAAGGCGGTGCGAAGTGGTTGGCCGGATCGTCGCTTGGTAATGATTTATCAACCGCACCGTTACAGTAGAACGCGAGATCTTTATGAAGATTTCGTCGATGTGTTGAGTGGTGTGGATTCGTTAATTTTACTGGATGTTTATTCTGCTGGTGAAGACCCTATTGCTGGCGCGGATGGCCGAAGCTTGAGTAGAAGCATTCGCACTCGCGGTGTTGTCGACCCTGTATTTGTAGACCAGATCGACGGCGTTGCCGAGGCGCTAAAGCATATTATTAAGCCTAATGACATTGTAATTACCCAAGGTGCGGGAAATGTGGGTCAATTGTCGGCAGAGCTCTCTGTGCTGAAATGGTCTTGAGGTAATTTGATGAAGCACAACGAAGGTTTTACATTTGACGCAGCGACCTTAGCACAGTTAGGTAAGGTGGGTGTTCTCCTTGGCGGTAGTTCAGCAGAGCGCGCTGTTAGTTTGAAGTCGGGTAATGCGATTTTAACGGGCTTGAAGGCTCTAGGCGTGAATGTAGTTGCGATTGATACGCAAGACAATGCGGTAGAGAAGATTCAAAAATCCGGTATTGATCGAGCTTTTATCGCGTTGCACGGACCGGGTGGCGAAGACGGACGGATGCAAGCACTACTGGAATTTCTGGGTGTTCCCTATACAGGCAGCGGCGTTCAAGCATCAGCAATCGCTATGGATAAGTGGCGCACGAAACAAATTTGGCGCGGTGAGAATTTACCGACGCCTGAATATGTGGTGCTAACACCGGAGGCAGATCTTGCTCAGGTTTTGCACTCTTTAGGCGGGAGAGTCATGGTTAAACCGAGCCATGAAGGCTCGAGTATCGGTATGTCTAAGGTGCAAAACCTAGCCGAATTTGAAGTGGCGGTAAAAAAGGCACGAGCTTTGGATTCCAGTGTATTGGTTGAGCGCCTTATCGAAGGTGCTGAATATACGGTCGCCATTTTGGTCGACGAAGTGCTGCCGCCTATTCGCTTGGAGGCAGCAAATACTTTTTATGATTACGATGCAAAGTACATATCTAATGAGACGCGATACATCTGCCCGTGTGAACTGCCACCGGAAAAGGAGTCCGAGCTTAAAGCCTTGGCGCTAGCAGGTTTTAAAGCTGTCGGCTGTAAAGGTTGGGGGCGGGTTGATGTGATGGCAGACCGTGACGGCCAATTTTTTATGCTTGAGGTAAATACTGTACCGGGCATGACGGATCACAGTTTAGTGCCCATGGCGGCCAAACAAGCGGGTTTAAACTTTGATGCTTTGGTGGGCACGATTTTGCAGGATTCATTGGTTAAATGAAGGCTGAAGTGAAGCGGGCAATGCGGGAAAAATCGTCTGAGGCTAAGCCCGGCTTGGTTCGCAAAGTTTTATTAGCGTCAGCGTTACTCGCGGCGCTTGTTTGGTTGACGCCGCAGATTACCGAGCGTGCGCTCGCCATTTGGGATAGACCGGTGAACGGTGTTGCTATCGAAGGGCAATTTAGGCTCGTTGATAAAGATCATATTGCGATGCTACTTGAAAACAATATCGATACGGGTTTTTGGCAGTTAGATATTCAAGGCCTTCAAAGTGCGTTAGAGCGGGACCCTTGGATTGATTATGTGCTGATTCGTAGACGTTGGCCGGATCGGCTTATTGTTGAAGTTGTTGAGCAAACGCCCATTGCACGTTGGGCTGACAGGGGCTTTGTAAACAATAGAGCTGAATTAATCTTGGCGACGAACGTGGAGCGGCTAGCAAGCTTGCCAAGGTTGGACGCTGAAGACCGATCGCTGGGGAAATTAATGCAAAGCTATCAAACAATTGCAGCGCTAATGAGTGTAAGGAATTTGAATATAGCGCGTATTGAATTGGATAAAAGAGGGAGCTGGAAAGTTCAGTTGCAAGATGGTGTAAAAATTGCGTTCGGCCGCCACCAATTACAGGAAAGAATGCGTTTGTTTGGGAAGGTTTACGATGACCAGCTGGCCGGTCGGTGGGCTGAAGTGAGTAGTGTCGATGTACGTTACAACAACGGTGCGGCAGTGAGTTGGCGCAAGTCAACTTAACAGATGTTCAGGAAGAATGAATTACAACGGGCTGAAAGATGAATATTAAAGCTAATCATAAGACGGGGTTAACACAATGCCACCTGTAAATGAGAGTCGCATGATTGTTGGCCTAGATATAGGCACCTCTAAAGTCGTGGCAATTGTAGGCTCGGTGTCGAATGACGGCGAACTGGAAATTGTTGGCATTGGCTCGCATAAGTCTATCGGCCTGAAAAAAGGTGTGGTTGTTAATATTGAATCGACGGTTCACTCCATTCAGCGCGCTATAGAAGAGGCTGAGTTGATGGCGGGTTGCCAAATCGACTCTGTGTACGCAGGTATTGCGGGTAGCCATATTAGTAGTCTGAATTCGCACGGTATTGTTGCGATTAAAGATCGTGAAGTTTTTACCCAGGATGTTGATCGCGTTATTGATGCGGCTCAGGCCGTTGCGATTCCAGCGGATCAAAAGATTCTGCATATATTGCCGCAGGAATATTTGATCGATAACCAAGAGGGCGTACGTGAACCGCTTGGTATGTCAGGTGTGCGCCTGGAAGCAAAAGTCCACCTTGTAACTTGCGCGGTAAATGCCGCCCAGAATATCGAGAAATGCATCAAGCGCTGTGGTCTGGAAGTGGATGACATCATTCTCGAGCAGCTTGCTTCGAGTTACGCCGTACTAACGGATGATGAAAAAAGTTTAGGCGTTTGCCTGGTTGATGTTGGTGGTGGCACAACGGACATTGCAATTTTTACCGATGGCTCTATTCGTCACACTAAGTCAATTCCGATTGCCGGTGATCAGGTAACGAATGACATTGCTATGGCTTTGCGTACGCCAACTGCTCACGCGGAAGAAATTAAAATTAAGTATGCCTGTGCCTTGGCAAAGTTAACCGGTGCAGACGAGACAATTAAAGTACCGAGTGTTGGGGATCGAGAGCCCAGGGAGTTGTCGCGTCAAGCTTTAGCCGAAGTTGTTGAGCCACGTTACGATGAATTGTTCACCTTGGTGCAGGCAGAGTTGCGCCGTAGCGGTTACGAAGATTTGGTAGCCGCCGGTATTGTGTTGACTGGCGGAACCTCAAAAATGGAAGGCGTGGTTGAGCTGGCGGAAGAAATTTTTCATATGCCTGTGCGCTTAGGTGCGCCACAAAATGTTCGTGGCTTAAGTGACATAGTTAACAACCCCATTTATTCCACGGGGGTTGGGTTGTTGTTTTATGGCATGAAGCAGCTCGATGGTAGACCTAGCAGCACATCTCGGGACAACAAAAATAGT from Simiduia curdlanivorans carries:
- the ftsL gene encoding cell division protein FtsL; this translates as MQNPIAVKDQPKAALVLITVLLWLLVAASALLVVRSTHDARIAFFQLESLRREAGELEVQRGQYLLEQSTWAAYSRVEKLAVEKLQMRLPDAASTIMVQP
- a CDS encoding UDP-N-acetylmuramoyl-L-alanyl-D-glutamate--2,6-diaminopimelate ligase, which codes for MGAFLQTLPLKLLLPEIQLPDAVAELVISSITLDSRMATAGSLFFAVQGSQANGQAFMAQAFTAGALVALTDAEAGVVTCEFDHGWIIAIPNLAANISEIAARFYGLPGQELKVIGVTGTNGKTTCTQLLGRLYHALGERVAVLGTLGYGAIGSSLTDTGMTTPDAVQTQRILRDLRQRHVRHLAMEVSSHALVQHRVTAVPMQTAVFTNLTRDHLDFHGDMESYGNAKLNLFRQLGIVRGVINLDDPFAVTIQNQITNIPLITYGIKSSGADVVATEVNYHDAGIQALISTPWGKGELRSHLLGEFNLSNLLAVVATACSEGFTLVEVLAAVATLEPVPGRMQRIDVKADVQVIVDYAHTPDALRAVLSAARLHCKGRLWSVFGCGGDRDSGKRAEMAKISAALADCSVVTSDNPRTEDPQAIIENILTGFNPGDTYSANPDRKSAIGQVIAEAKTSDLIVLAGKGHEDYQIIGTTKYPFSDIAIARAALVQRMGGGT
- a CDS encoding UDP-N-acetylmuramoyl-tripeptide--D-alanyl-D-alanine ligase, with protein sequence MIRPLSLGELERKFGGVILGNANAQFNSVSTDSRTVGAGELFVALIGDKFDGHDYVSVVQQSNPAACVVSKAWADINKSELGSGNYWCVDDTTLALGHIAVLAREAFAGPLIAITGSCGKTTVKEMLLSIASAAFGESAVLATQGNFNNHIGVPKTLFRLLPQHQFAIIEMGASGPDEIAYLTRLASPSVAVVNNVMPAHVEGFGSVEGVAQTKSAIYQGLGQDGVAIINLDDSFAGMFVAQNQSRRRVSVAINQLGADLRADNITLLPEQSVFDLYVDGKPFHVALPVAGLHNVRNALVAAACAFAAGISVEHLLQGLSTFSAVKGRMNISKPSSAVTLIDDTYNANPGSVKAAIDALVPFEGARWLVLGDMGELGRDEILHHQEVGEYAKAAQLSGLVSVGKLSQYAAERFDSNNAFDSQQEVVTFLKDLIDSQAGHITILIKGSRSARMELIVQAITALVRTN
- a CDS encoding peptidoglycan D,D-transpeptidase FtsI family protein, yielding MSRVQKPFQLARWRFVFAVAFLLVLVVAITWHLARVQVLPGEEKGFEFLQGQGEARTLREERIAAYRGVITDRNGEPLAVSTPVKSLWVNPKLLPAEDVGRLAGALGVSKASLQKRLAENAKREFMYLKRHLPPQDADIVLALGIAGVSSEQEYRRYYPAAEVTSHIVGFTNVDERGQEGVEMAFDTWLSGQQGVKQVLRDLRGRNIKEVGLVRAAEAGKDIALSIDLRLQYLAYRELKAAVQAHQARAGSIVVIDVQTGEILAMANQPSYNPNDRSNLKPAAMRNRAMTDQFEPGSTVKPLTIMAALEAGKVHPHTPIETSPGYIRVGKKTLLDPVNYGLIDVTKIITKSSQVGLTKVALTMEPKQIRDMYVRLGFGQVSNTGFPGESAGQLPNHQRWQPIVQANYAFGYGLTVTALQLAQAYAIVAGAGIKHPVSLLKNDTPQQGEHIVDHRYTDQLINMLKTVVEPGGTATRAKLDNYTVAGKTGTAHKVGPNGYEASRYRSLFAGLAPADNPRLAIVVVVDEPGAGKYFGGDVAAPVFARVTEGALRALQVPPEPAVTQLVSRGGHR